The Terriglobales bacterium genomic sequence GAGAAGAGCGGCAACCTGGAAGAGGTTCTCAATCGCTACATCGGTTTTCAAAGAATGGCCATCGCCTTCCGCAAGAAGGTGCAGGCTTCGCTGGTCTATCCGGCATTGTTGTTCGTGCTGATCATCGCTATGCTGACTTTCCTGATCACCTACGTGATCCCGCAATTCGGGAAACTGTACGAGCAGATCAGCCAGGAAAAGACACTCCCGGCACTCACCGTGTTCATGTTGTCGGTCGGGCAGATTGCCCAGAAGTACGTACTCATCATTCTTCCGGTGTTCGCAATCATCGCGGCTCTCCTCTGGCGCTGGAGCCAAAGCAACTCAGGGATGCGCGCGATCGATCGGGTGCGCCTGAAGACCCCCCTTCTGGGGGGAATCTGGCTGAAGTACCAGGTCGCAGTCTTCAGCCGCATGTTGGGAACCCTGTTGTCGGGAGGCTTACCGCTGGTGCCCGCGCTGGAAACCGCGGGCAGTTCTATTCAAAGCAAGACCGTCGCCGATAGCATCCTGACGGCGTCGCAGCGCGTTCGCGAGGGCAGAGCGCTCTCCCGTAGCCTGGAAGAGACCGGTAAATTTCCCGAACTGGCAGTGGAAATGATTGAAGTCGGAGAATCCACTGGCGCGTTGCCGGCTATGCTGACCTCGGTTGCGGAGTTTTATGAGGAAGACGTGCAGACCGCCCTCACTGCGGCCATGTCTCTCATCGAACCGATTATCCTTGTGGTGATGGGCGGGATCGTGGCATTCGTCCTGCTCTCGCTGTATTTGCCAATTTTCACTCTTGGTGCAGGTGGAATAAGGTAGACCCAGGTACCCAGGATTGCTATGGCCTCAATCGATCGTAAACCAATATTCGTAAATGGCGGCAATGGCGTAGTCATGAACGGCGCCAATGTGCTGGACGAAGAGGCACGCGCTCGCGACCTCGCTCACCGCTATCGCTGCGAGTTCCTCGACCTTCGGCAAAAGCATCTTCAGCCGGACCTTTTCAAGAAGATTCCGGTGGACATGATGTTCCGATACAACTTCGTTCCGCTGGAGGAAACCCCCGACGGACGCTTGGCCATCGCCATCGCTGATCCCAGCCAGCTGATGTCCATCGATGAGATCAGCATTCTCCTTGGCCGCCGGCTTCTCACGCGGGTAGCAACGCTCTCGCAAATCTGCGACATCCTTAAGAAAACGGAACAGTCGCAGCGCGTGCTGGAAGAAGCCAGCGAAGGCTTCACCCTGGACGTCATCCGCGAAGACGAGAGCAGCGATGAGACCATCTCCATCGAGAAGCTCAC encodes the following:
- a CDS encoding type II secretion system F family protein, which codes for MAEFVIKMADERGRVLEQVEDGYSASEVRERFAQQGYLIYSVRPRSIFSTGELRLPQRRRVKVDQFVIFNSQFLTLIRAGLPILNALELLLKRQRNAYFRSLLENVRDRVKGGEVLSSAFAAQGVFPKLYTTTVLAGEKSGNLEEVLNRYIGFQRMAIAFRKKVQASLVYPALLFVLIIAMLTFLITYVIPQFGKLYEQISQEKTLPALTVFMLSVGQIAQKYVLIILPVFAIIAALLWRWSQSNSGMRAIDRVRLKTPLLGGIWLKYQVAVFSRMLGTLLSGGLPLVPALETAGSSIQSKTVADSILTASQRVREGRALSRSLEETGKFPELAVEMIEVGESTGALPAMLTSVAEFYEEDVQTALTAAMSLIEPIILVVMGGIVAFVLLSLYLPIFTLGAGGIR